Genomic DNA from Solanum pennellii chromosome 3, SPENNV200:
TTCACTTTAAATAGCATATTTAATAATcgtacaaaaattaatatatgaacCATGTTTCAACCTCAAAGGTAGAGATTGTTTGCTAGATCCttgactataaaaaaaaaaaagaagcccAAAATAATCTAATCAATTTACACGTTTTGATCGTTCGAACcaaaaacaagaaatgaaagaatacaattaattatgataaattaatatgtACTTTTACTCTATTAAATCACTCAACCAATTGTAAAGGAGTAGGAACGTAGGTCCCCTTCAATCAATTTGCTTGTGCATGTTGTTTATCTACCGCAAAACCTTCATTCTCGACGCCAATAAAATGAAGCTATgaaacaataacatattcagcATAATCAAATAAAGTGATATCCAGAAATGATAGAGTATACACAAACCTTACTTCTACCTCAACGACATAGAGTCTGTTTCCAATAAATCCTTGACTCAACTAATTCCgcattaaaaaagaaaagttacGAGAGTACAAAAATAGCAAGTTATAACAAAAAAACAACACGTactaacataaacataaactaTAACATATTAAATAAGATAATCAATGTACAAGAAATCAACAAATATTAACACAAATCGAATCAAGACAAGAAACTACACGAGTACTACAACTACTAAAAAAACTGACAATAAACCGTCGATGCTCTGTCTCATCTACAACCTCCTGTCTAATATTATTTCCTCATCAAGCTAAAACCACGCCATatcctaaattaaattaattcgaTATAAACACCTGGTACAAATAAAGCGCGAAACTCCAATCATTCCattaaagttaataaaaaaaaggtttcCTAATTTTGAAAGCAACGTCTCCTCCACATGCCAACCAAGGTGACCGTTATGCCTTTTTTTTGACGCTCTGATCCAACTAGCCGTttcatttgaaaataaaatccCCCCCTTTCTGTATTCCTACTGACAAATCCCCCTCATTGCCTTTTTCTCTCAGTCCCCATCTCTACagttttttgaagaaaaaaaaacccaaaattgGGTTTTTTggttcttgatttttggtggGGTGGTTGATTCTTGAAGAAATAATTGAGAAAATGGGTGTTTCTAATGAGAACAATCCTATTATGACTAAACCCACAAATGGTCAAGGTAAATGTAGtttaaagattcaatctttgtttaattttccacatttttggGGTTTAAAGAGATTAAAATCAGCTAAGATTTGTGTTAATTAGTTTTTGGAAATCAGTTTTCTGGGTAGTAAAAAAAATCCCaagattgtttttttcttttttcatttttgattcttgatttttggtggGGTGATTGATTCTTGAagaaataatcaagaaaaagtgaaaaaaaggGTGTTTCTAATGTGAACAATCCTATTATGACAAATCCACTATAGCTtaaagattcatttttttttttggaaaatttcaccaattttGGGTTTTATGAGGTTAATATCAGCTAAGAGTGTTGTTTGTTAGTTTTTGGAAGATGGGGTTTTTGAaagtttgtttcttttttcagAAATGGGAAACAGAAAGTTTGGAGTGGAGACGAGGAACAATCGAAGAGCATTGGGTGTGATTAATCAGAATTTTGTTGGAGTTAATCAATATCCTTGTGTTGTTAACAAGAGAGGAATATCTGAGTAAGTTCCCAGCTTCAATCTCTTTagattttttcatatatatttttaggggttttcattttttttgttaatgttGAGCTGATTTGGGTGATTTTCTTCATCTAACAGAACTAATGGGATCTGTAACAAGAATCATCCTATTCCAGCTCATCGACCAATAACAAGGTTAGATAATAAATAGTCAAATTCAAGTATTTTCATTCCATTTATTTGAGGACCATATTCTTGTAATCAAACTGACatgtaaatttttcaaaatgaaggaaattTGCTGCACAAATTGCTAGCTCCCAGCAGCATTATACTGAGGTACTATTCATAAGCCTAGTGTTCCCACAAATGGGGTTTGGTTAGGGTAGAGTGTATACggatctttttatatatttcatgGATTCTTGAAATACTGAGGTTTCATTGTAGTTTATTTAGTGTTATAAGTCGTGTAGGTGTAGCCAggatttaaatttatgtataatgtgtgtacatatataatgaaattgGATTCTTGAATTATTGAGATGTCATTGTGGTTTTGTATAATGGTTTAACTTGCGTGGGCGTAGCCAGGATTTCAATTTATGAGTTCTAGATTTTAGAACGATGACTTTAAATGCTACTAATCAAGAGAAAGTTTTATATGTGTacttatttaatgaatttctcGACCTCCCGCCCCTTGTTAACCGTAGTACAATGATGTCTAACAGGAAACCAAGAAACCAAAGTTAGCAGCTGAAAATTTTAGTGTATGGGAGGATGTACCTATAATAGATGTTGATGAATATGAAGCAGCAAAAGACCAGCCTGTTCCTATGTCTTTGGAACAAACTGAGACAGTGTCACATGATAACAAGACTCAAATGGTAAGAGTTGAATTTGATCCTTTTGGCAAGTATTTTGGGAATTTTAGATAGCTAATGGTCATAAATTTTCTCAGGAGATTGAGATGGAGGATATATTCGAGGAGACCGCGATAGATATTGACAGTGATGATGCAAAGAATCCACTTGCAGCTGTTGACTATGTGGAAGATCTGTATGCTTATTACTCAAAAATGGAAGTAAGTCCAGCTGACCAACACTTTTAGTACCTTAAAGAGACTTTTACAGCTTTACCAACGTGAATTTGATATATAGTCGGGCATATCTACACAATATCTGAAGAGGTTCAAAATGAATTCCCTTTCTTCGAAAGATTATATTGTGCAAATAGGGTAAAGAAACAATACCATTGTCGTAAGAGAAGCTTCCGGTGGGAGCTTAAAGTGACTAGAAAATTGCTTTTAGGTCCAGGTTCTAAGATGAGTATTGATATCCCGCGTCTTACTTTAAATGATGTTtgaatttatttgaaatgattAGAGCTGTGTTTCACATGGTAGTTGTTGAATGTTCGCATGATAGAGAATTCAGGTGATAAACAGTACATGTTAGTCCCAATGGCCTTGCACAATTATTTAAAGACTTGTGAGAGGTCAAGGTTTTGATAGATCACTGGATAATAGTAGTTTTTGTTCAAACTAAACAATATGTTTGACCTAAGTATTTCTGAATGGTTCTGTCATATTATTCAAATAGTTCCTGATGAAAAAGAATGTGGTTTTTGATGAGTTTAAATTTGGTTCTTGATGAAAAAGAATGTCATTCTTCTTATTCACATTTGACTAAATAATGATCACTATATTCAGGTCAGCAGCCGGATATCGCCAGATTATATGGCACAACAGTTTGACGTTAACGAGAGGATGAGATCTATACTAATAGACTGGCTCATTGAGGTACTTAAACTTTTACTCCCAATTGAAGCGTATAAAGGAGACCGCAAAATATTTGGTTACTTGATTGTCATATTGATTGCTATTCGTAAATGAATAGGTACATCACAAGTTCGATCTAAGGGAAGAGACGTTATTCCTAACTGTTAACTTGATAGATAGATTTTTGGAGAAGCAATCTGTTGTGAGAAAGAAGCTACAGCTTGTTGGACTGGTTGCCACGCTACTCGCGTGTAAGTATGAGGAGGTTACTCTCCCTGTGGTGGATGATTTGGTGTTCATTTCGGATAAAGCATACGCAAGGAAGGAGGTTCTTGAACTGGTAGCTAACAATGATATTTCTATCGAATGTCAACTCTTATTACTGCATTTTCTCAACTATTACTAAAAGATATCATGTAATATTTCCCCGCAGGAAAAATTGATGCTCAACACACTCCAGTTTAATATGTCCGTTCCAACACCATATGTTTTTATGAGGAGATTTCTTAAGGCTGCTCAatcagatcgaaaggttagtaGTGACAGAGTCTTGGgaatttttgatattcttgattgTTACATTCTCCTAACTTTGTGGTATACTCCTTTTACAACAGCTTGAGCTACTTTCATTTTTCTTGATCGAGCTTTGCCTTGTGGAATACGAAATGCTTAAATTCCCACCATCCTTTATCGCTGCTGCTGCAATCTATACAGCTCAGTGCACACTTTACGGTGTTAAACAATGGAGCATGACGTGTGAGTTGCATACAAAATACTCAGAAGATCAACTTCTGTGAGTGAACTTTTCATACATTTCCACGTTGTGTGATGATTGtaactaaattctttctcaaacTGAACCCTCTTTTTTCGTGCTTATTTTAGGGAGTGCTCGAGATTGATCGTGGGGTTCCACAAAAATGCAGCAACAGGGAAACTAACAGGGGTACATAGAAAGTACAACACATCTAAATTTGGTCATGCAGCAAAATGTGAGCCGGCTCATTTTCTTCTTGAGCAGAACCAATAAGAGGACGGACGTACATGTATAGTTTTTACTAACTTTACGTGACATCTGTAATTGGTTTGGTCTGATTTATATGATATTGTTGGAGTAACTCTACTTAAAATAACTCAGCAACTGTTGTTGCCCCGCGGAATTTGACAACTATTTTACTTGGATTAGCATAGCTCATTGTAAAACAACTTTGGGTTGTTTCTGTTCAGCTTGGAAACATAACtgaattgtgttcttttttctcttttcacaacatttaataaaatgttTAGATATTTACCTCCGCCTCGTGAAGATAGAGAAAGGTTGTGTTTGATTGAATACATgaaaatatttgtgtttatcAGCTACTAAATGTTGAGTGAGAATGTAAAGATCCACTTGTTATCAGAGACggaaatttgagttttgaatcCAAACTTAacgaaaaatatgatttccctTCCGACCTTGtaagttattttttgttataatcTTGGTGTTCAGATCAGCTTTTGTATGTATACCTAGATTAATTGCACGAGACACCATAACTCTGTCCACCAAGGCTAGGACATTGagaagaatgacctagtgtttTTTGTATCCGCTTGAGAATTGAACCTACGACCTCATTTCTCAACTGTTCCTTAGCCTCTTAGACTGCCTTGCCTGACCTTGAGCTCTTCGCTTCTCAGGATGAATTCATCTCATGTTTGGGTTGGGAAAAGATCGCGGAATAACTATAATCCGGAATTAGCTATCCTGGGATGATTGTAGTGTTAGTTTTACTAGTTGCATATTTTGAGATGGTAAACACATTGTTTCATTCTTTGAgactatataagaaaaaatgtgttgatgttgaaCATGTTATCTTCATATCTGGTAGTTTGGTGCAAAGTCTATATGAGATTTGATAATTTGGAACTTTTTGAATTGTCATATTAATTTGCATTTCTATTATCGAAAACGAACAAAGTTAGAAATAAGGTCTACATACATCTTACTCTATTCAGATTCTACTAATTTCATTgtgaacttaaaaaaaattatatgtatttgaAATCTTACTCTATCCAGACTCTACTAATTTCATTGTGaacttaaaaattatatgtattcgAAATCTTGTAATTTCGTATaatcacaaatatttttttaaaaagacatgGAAATGTGCGGTTAATTTAATGCAATCATCTTAGAATATTGtacttttcttttgaattatgATTCGCTTATTGGATAGTTATCAACAGGATACAGTTCATTAATAGTCACATaattgtgattttttaaaattaatactaTAAACTTTTAActgttataaatatattaaattaagtgAATTGTCCATTAagcttatcataaacttatccttATCATGAATATGTATTTCCAAGGtgacatgaacctttttgggaTATATATGTATCTACTAATGTGACATTAAACATGACGACCTTTTGGTTGATTTCTctacctataaatagagatatcattcaccattgtaatatacatttgaataagaagaaaaattcccttcttcatcTCTAtatcttgtcttcttctctttgtaCTTATATTGCTATAATCTTgatttcataacacgttatcagcacaaATATGCTCTAAAAGTTATAGCACTTCGCAAAAGTGTTGTAGTTGAAACAATTGTGAGCAGGAACatgttctatttattttttcttgttacatatttatattttcaaaagttcctcttatactaataatttattttagtatatgtgtta
This window encodes:
- the LOC107014796 gene encoding G2/mitotic-specific cyclin-2-like, translated to MGVSNENNPIMTKPTNGQEMGNRKFGVETRNNRRALGVINQNFVGVNQYPCVVNKRGISETNGICNKNHPIPAHRPITRKFAAQIASSQQHYTEETKKPKLAAENFSVWEDVPIIDVDEYEAAKDQPVPMSLEQTETVSHDNKTQMEIEMEDIFEETAIDIDSDDAKNPLAAVDYVEDLYAYYSKMEVSSRISPDYMAQQFDVNERMRSILIDWLIEVHHKFDLREETLFLTVNLIDRFLEKQSVVRKKLQLVGLVATLLACKYEEVTLPVVDDLVFISDKAYARKEVLELEKLMLNTLQFNMSVPTPYVFMRRFLKAAQSDRKLELLSFFLIELCLVEYEMLKFPPSFIAAAAIYTAQCTLYGVKQWSMTCELHTKYSEDQLLECSRLIVGFHKNAATGKLTGVHRKYNTSKFGHAAKCEPAHFLLEQNQ